One region of Peribacillus simplex genomic DNA includes:
- a CDS encoding SpoIID/LytB domain-containing protein, translated as MRSLKYLFIAFFIIFSAFPSHEASAAEESKTMEVKLKNYLGNQTSIKLTATGDFRTSGGETFIKEGEELTLKMESGKLGVYKDSKKMGSDASLKIIPVKQDALLSINGRPYTGSFLFTVEGGYIRPINHVYIEDYLKGVVPREMPALWHSEALKAQAIAARTYALRHQSTLIDDTVSYQVYGGADGHYQSNSAIEQTTGMVIKHDGEIIEAFFSSSNGGMTESNSNVWSSGNPLAYLTIKEDSYDTKTNWAITLDKQQIDLSKKDLSQPDEWWTSVQEKDKAVVPKLKVWLKNNGYAKQDIKIAEIPALTLTGKKTGGRVTKGSIQINFYVRNLVDERGKLLEQKVSLTNVAASKIRGMVGQDVMKSYLVDHSSSNPSRIAIEGSGYGHGVGLSQVGAKNRAEAGQTYQEILGFYYPNTNIEKEYGHAVSEPKRDLVAKAAPNPINLKAKQDHINDEVGIIYSLKEEAIVSLTIKDSKGKVLATPVHDQTLKRGSHSATWKTKAVNNGTYTAEMSAMDRSGNEGSTTMKIKINKDASAPDITDVDTSGNYSTEKANITYIINENANVTVEIKNSKGIVVGTLASRQVTKGRQSATWDFRNMSTGTFTVTISAKDESDNRNTVSTKIPIRKTMGIVTASVLHIKEKRSTSSKTVGKLNTDQTITILSQQGEWYKVKKGSQIGYVLIKHVKK; from the coding sequence ATGAGGAGTCTAAAGTATTTGTTTATTGCTTTCTTTATCATTTTTTCTGCATTTCCTTCTCATGAAGCATCGGCAGCGGAAGAGAGTAAAACGATGGAAGTGAAACTGAAGAATTACTTAGGGAATCAAACCAGTATCAAATTAACGGCAACCGGGGACTTTCGTACTTCAGGGGGAGAGACATTCATCAAGGAGGGGGAAGAACTGACTTTGAAAATGGAGTCAGGAAAACTTGGCGTTTACAAAGATTCCAAGAAAATGGGATCCGATGCCTCCTTAAAGATAATTCCTGTTAAACAAGATGCTTTATTGTCCATAAACGGCCGGCCGTATACAGGATCATTTTTATTTACAGTGGAGGGCGGTTACATTCGTCCTATCAATCATGTTTACATTGAAGATTATCTAAAGGGCGTTGTCCCGCGGGAAATGCCCGCACTATGGCATTCCGAAGCCTTAAAGGCACAGGCAATTGCAGCCCGGACTTATGCACTTCGCCATCAATCCACATTAATTGATGATACGGTTTCCTACCAAGTATATGGCGGGGCGGACGGTCACTACCAATCTAATTCAGCCATTGAGCAGACAACGGGTATGGTAATCAAACATGATGGTGAAATAATCGAAGCGTTTTTTTCCTCAAGCAATGGAGGCATGACCGAATCGAATTCGAATGTTTGGTCAAGTGGGAACCCTCTTGCATATTTAACTATAAAAGAAGATTCCTATGATACAAAAACAAATTGGGCGATAACGCTGGACAAGCAGCAAATTGACCTGTCAAAGAAAGATTTATCACAGCCGGATGAATGGTGGACAAGTGTACAGGAAAAAGATAAAGCGGTTGTACCTAAGCTGAAGGTTTGGCTGAAAAATAACGGATATGCCAAGCAGGATATTAAAATTGCTGAAATACCCGCTTTAACCTTAACTGGTAAAAAAACGGGAGGCCGGGTTACGAAAGGCTCCATCCAAATCAATTTCTATGTAAGGAATCTCGTTGATGAAAGGGGGAAACTTTTGGAGCAAAAGGTTAGCCTTACGAATGTTGCGGCTTCCAAAATCAGGGGTATGGTGGGGCAGGATGTGATGAAAAGCTACCTGGTTGACCATTCATCTTCCAATCCTTCCAGAATTGCTATTGAAGGGTCAGGATACGGACATGGCGTCGGCCTAAGTCAGGTTGGAGCGAAAAACAGAGCGGAAGCAGGTCAAACGTATCAAGAGATTTTGGGGTTTTATTATCCTAACACTAATATAGAAAAGGAATATGGACATGCAGTGTCTGAACCTAAAAGGGATCTTGTTGCGAAGGCGGCACCGAATCCAATAAACCTAAAAGCGAAGCAGGATCATATAAATGATGAGGTTGGAATCATATACTCCCTTAAAGAAGAAGCTATAGTTTCACTCACGATTAAAGATAGTAAGGGGAAAGTCTTAGCCACCCCAGTCCATGACCAAACCTTGAAAAGGGGAAGCCATTCAGCAACCTGGAAAACGAAAGCTGTAAATAACGGTACATATACAGCAGAAATGTCTGCAATGGACCGAAGCGGTAATGAAGGTTCGACAACAATGAAGATTAAGATAAATAAGGATGCGTCGGCTCCGGATATCACCGATGTCGATACATCGGGTAATTACAGTACCGAGAAAGCGAACATAACGTATATAATAAATGAAAATGCCAATGTAACAGTGGAAATCAAGAACAGTAAAGGAATAGTGGTTGGAACCCTTGCTTCTAGGCAGGTCACTAAAGGCAGGCAATCGGCAACTTGGGATTTCAGAAATATGTCCACCGGGACGTTTACCGTGACCATCTCCGCTAAGGATGAGAGCGACAATCGGAATACCGTTTCAACGAAAATCCCTATTAGGAAGACGATGGGAATAGTGACAGCAAGTGTATTACATATTAAAGAAAAAAGAAGTACATCTTCTAAAACGGTCGGGAAACTGAACACGGATCAAACCATTACGATACTATCTCAACAAGGTGAGTGGTATAAAGTGAAAAAAGGAAGCCAAATTGGGTATGTTTTAATAAAACATGTTAAAAAATGA
- a CDS encoding penicillin-binding transpeptidase domain-containing protein, which translates to MKKLVLVSSLLLISVLFLAGCSDEPSPEDRFAAYTKLWNKQDFKKMYEYLSPETKKEISADEFAKRYEKIYKGIEVNQLKVDYKQPKEEKDHKDGEKVNLDYTVNMSTMAGAVSSDHKATLVKEGEGEEENWYIKWDESYIFPQLEAGEKISVESYPAIRGEIVDRHERGLAMNGTVSEVGIVPEKMANVSETVKKVAGILNMSTDEVNQKLKQSWVKPSYFVPIKKMSSDNAATLEKLLGIAGVSVNNTEERIYPYKEATAHLIGYVGEASAEDLEKLKGKGYTSNDVIGKRGLEEVLEERLKGKPGGKIFIKTADGEEKVIAEKPAEEGETITLTIDAELQKDIFKQYKNEAGSASALDPKTGETLALVSSPSFDPNKYIFGITKAEQKALEEDPKKPLLNRFSSTFAPGSTIKAITAAIALKNGVDPNEAINIEGRTWAKSTWKDHSITRVSDPGVPIDMEKALIYSDNIYFAQKALGLGKEKFTNGLKAFGFDEALNYDYPIKASSIGKIDSEGRLADAGYGQAQVQMSTLHLAMTYSAFLNEGNILAPSLIAGDKIEKKIWKENAISADQANQITKMLTQVVEHPKGSGHGINDLGIKMAAKTGTAEIKASKNSDGTENGWFVAMDTEDPKLLMAWMIEDVKGRGGSHLVIDHMKPVLKKYLK; encoded by the coding sequence ATGAAGAAACTAGTTTTAGTTTCCAGCTTATTGTTGATTAGCGTATTGTTCCTGGCCGGATGCTCGGATGAGCCAAGTCCAGAAGATCGCTTTGCGGCATATACGAAGCTTTGGAATAAACAGGATTTTAAGAAAATGTACGAGTATCTGTCACCTGAGACAAAGAAAGAAATCAGTGCGGATGAATTTGCGAAGCGTTATGAAAAAATCTATAAGGGCATAGAAGTCAACCAATTAAAGGTGGATTATAAACAGCCAAAAGAAGAAAAAGATCATAAAGATGGAGAAAAGGTAAACCTTGATTATACCGTAAATATGTCCACTATGGCGGGGGCTGTCAGCTCTGACCATAAAGCGACCCTTGTCAAGGAAGGGGAAGGTGAGGAAGAGAATTGGTACATAAAGTGGGATGAAAGCTATATATTCCCTCAGTTGGAAGCCGGTGAAAAGATATCGGTCGAATCGTATCCAGCCATACGCGGGGAAATTGTCGATCGACATGAACGTGGTCTTGCCATGAATGGAACGGTATCGGAAGTAGGAATTGTGCCAGAGAAAATGGCCAACGTATCCGAAACGGTTAAAAAGGTCGCTGGAATCCTCAATATGTCCACCGACGAAGTGAATCAGAAATTAAAACAATCATGGGTAAAGCCCAGCTATTTCGTCCCTATCAAGAAAATGTCAAGTGATAATGCTGCAACCCTGGAAAAGCTATTGGGCATTGCTGGGGTATCGGTCAATAATACGGAAGAACGCATATATCCATATAAAGAGGCTACTGCCCATCTAATCGGATATGTCGGCGAGGCATCGGCCGAAGACCTGGAGAAATTGAAAGGAAAGGGCTACACCTCAAATGACGTTATTGGCAAGCGCGGCCTTGAGGAAGTTTTAGAAGAACGCCTTAAAGGGAAACCGGGCGGTAAGATCTTTATTAAAACAGCAGATGGCGAAGAAAAGGTGATTGCTGAAAAGCCCGCTGAAGAGGGAGAAACAATTACATTGACCATCGACGCCGAGCTTCAAAAGGATATCTTTAAGCAATATAAGAACGAAGCAGGATCAGCATCGGCACTTGATCCGAAGACCGGCGAAACACTTGCACTTGTTTCAAGTCCGTCATTTGATCCTAATAAATATATATTCGGGATAACAAAAGCGGAACAAAAAGCGCTTGAAGAAGATCCAAAAAAACCGCTTCTAAATCGCTTCAGTTCGACGTTTGCACCTGGTTCAACCATTAAGGCCATAACTGCGGCAATCGCTTTGAAAAATGGCGTGGATCCGAATGAGGCGATCAATATCGAAGGAAGAACGTGGGCCAAATCGACATGGAAAGACCATTCCATTACAAGGGTTTCTGACCCCGGTGTTCCAATCGATATGGAAAAGGCATTAATTTATTCAGACAATATTTACTTTGCCCAAAAAGCATTGGGGCTTGGAAAGGAAAAATTCACAAATGGACTCAAGGCATTCGGGTTTGATGAAGCTTTGAACTACGATTATCCGATCAAGGCATCGAGCATTGGTAAGATCGACAGTGAAGGACGCTTGGCAGACGCTGGATATGGTCAAGCGCAAGTCCAAATGAGCACGCTTCATCTCGCTATGACCTATTCAGCCTTCTTGAATGAAGGAAATATCCTGGCACCTTCGTTGATAGCTGGAGATAAAATAGAAAAGAAAATATGGAAAGAAAATGCCATATCAGCTGACCAAGCAAATCAGATCACCAAGATGCTGACACAAGTGGTGGAACATCCTAAGGGAAGCGGACATGGAATAAATGATCTTGGCATCAAAATGGCAGCCAAAACGGGAACTGCTGAAATCAAGGCATCCAAAAATTCTGACGGAACGGAAAATGGCTGGTTTGTTGCCATGGACACGGAAGATCCAAAACTTCTCATGGCCTGGATGATTGAAGATGTGAAAGGACGTGGCGGCAGCCATTTAGTCATCGATCATATGAAACCGGTTTTGAAGAAGTATTTGAAGTAA
- a CDS encoding helix-turn-helix domain-containing protein, protein MDFFAVGQKIKELRKQIGLSQEELASGICTQAQISKIEKGDVYPYASTLYLISQRLGVDVNYFFDIGMTPRLDYVEEVIYQLKIARRTRNYEEMQQIVKAEENSPLFLQNKKNHQLILWHKGIYEYEKNKDLDKAIEFINQAIAITHTTDKIYSERELEILSSLGVMYVAEEQYENAFALLRKALDHLKALPFLTDKTLKTRLSYNFGRVLTRLVRYEESITCCQDAIKWCLQHDQLYALADLHYHLGYNLELVGNFDEAKEYLEKSAFLFTLQKNHTFATFINKKLDSWKNEMKIN, encoded by the coding sequence ATGGATTTTTTTGCAGTTGGACAAAAGATCAAAGAGCTACGTAAACAAATCGGACTTTCCCAGGAAGAGTTGGCATCCGGCATTTGTACACAAGCCCAGATCAGTAAGATCGAAAAAGGCGATGTCTATCCATATGCATCCACTCTCTACTTAATTTCTCAACGTTTAGGCGTTGATGTAAACTATTTTTTCGATATTGGAATGACCCCTAGGCTGGATTATGTGGAAGAAGTGATTTATCAATTAAAAATAGCCAGAAGAACCCGAAATTATGAGGAAATGCAGCAAATTGTAAAGGCTGAGGAGAACAGTCCTCTCTTTCTTCAGAATAAAAAGAATCATCAATTGATACTTTGGCACAAGGGGATATACGAATACGAAAAAAATAAAGATTTAGATAAAGCCATTGAATTTATTAATCAGGCCATCGCCATCACTCATACGACTGATAAAATTTATTCAGAACGGGAACTTGAAATCTTGAGTAGCCTAGGTGTAATGTATGTTGCCGAAGAACAATACGAAAATGCATTTGCCTTGTTAAGGAAAGCTTTAGATCACTTGAAAGCCCTGCCCTTTTTGACGGATAAAACGCTGAAGACACGTTTGTCCTATAATTTTGGCAGAGTGTTAACACGCCTGGTCCGATATGAGGAGTCCATTACCTGCTGCCAAGATGCCATAAAGTGGTGCCTCCAACATGATCAATTATATGCTTTAGCGGATTTACATTACCATTTAGGTTATAATCTTGAACTCGTAGGTAACTTTGATGAGGCAAAAGAGTACTTGGAAAAGTCAGCATTTCTCTTCACATTACAAAAAAATCATACCTTTGCTACATTCATCAACAAAAAGTTGGACAGTTGGAAGAATGAAATGAAAATAAACTAA